CGGGGTATTCATTCAACAGTAAGAATATCTGCCGATTTTCCAAATGCGCACAAAACAAGCAGGATGATCGCATGTCCCTCCCAAATCCCGGCGGCCTGCGTCGGTTGATAATCCTTTTTGTCTTCCTGGCATGCGCGGCATATGCGCAAGACGCCCCGTCCTCGATTTTCATGAGCATCCCGCCCACAAATGACGAACTGAAAACCCACGGCACCGCTCCGCTCCCGCACAATCTCTACGCGCGCGAACGCATCGATCTTTCCGGCTCCTGGCGTTTTTTGGTCGATCCGGTCGAACGCGGCTTGCGCAACCAATACCCGCGCTACACCATTCCAAGGGATGAAAAGCAGCAGCCTCTTGGCGGCCTTCTCGTCGAATACGACTGGGATTCCGCTCCCGCGATCACCGTCCCCGGAGACTGGAACACGCAATCCAATCCGCGCCTCTTCTGGTATGAAGGACTCGCTTGGTATCGCCGCCACATCGCCGCGCCTGCGCAGCTCGCGCCGGGCCAGCGCGTGTTTCTCTACTTCGAGGCCGCCAACTACCGTTCACACATTTATCTAAATGGTGAGAAGCTCGGCGTGCACGAAGGTGGTTTCACGCCATTTGCCTTTGAGGTCACTGGCAGACTAAAAGCAATCGGCGCCAACTCGCTCGTCGTCGGAGTGGATAGCAAACGCCAATTCGGCAATGTGCCCGGCTCCGATGCTGATTGGTTCAATTACGGAGGCATCACTCGTCCCGTCTGGCTCGTCATCACTCCCGGGTCGTTCATCCAACACTATAGCCTCGCGTTGTCTGAACACGCCGGGCGGGAAATCATCACCGCAACCGTGCGGCTCGATGGCGCGCACTCAGCCGACGCTGCGGTCACCATCCGCATCCCCGAGTTAAAACTCGAAACCATCGTGCGCACCGACGCACAAGGCTGCGCCACGTTCAAGCTTTTCCCCGCACCCGGCGCACTCGCACGCTGGTCCCCCGAATCGCCAAAACTCTATGCCGTCATCATTGCGACCGACACCGACCGCATCGAAGACCGCATTGGCTTCCGCACCATCGCCGTGCGCGGCGATGATATCATTCTCAATGGACGTTCCATCTTCCTTCGGGGCATCTCCATCCACGAAGAACGCATCGGCATCCGGGAAGATGATGGTGGACGCAAACTCGATTGGAACGACGCCCGCCGCCTGCTCACCGAGGCCAAGGCTCTCGGCTGCAATTTCGTGCGCTTGGCGCATTATCCACATTCCGAAAAGATGACGCGCCTTGCCGATGAGCTCGGTCTGCTTGTTTGGAGTGAAATCCCCGTCTATCAGGAAGACATCCCCTACACCGATCCGCACACACTCAAACTCGCGCGCCGTATGCAATCTGATAACATCGCGCGCGACCAAAACCGCGCCTCCGTTATCATTTGGAGTGTCGCCAACGAAACCCCGCTCACCTCCGCCCGCCTCGCATTCCTCCGCACACTGATCGCCGACGCTCGCGCCCAGGACCCCTCGCGCCTCATCTCTGCTGCGCTAAACCGCAGCCCAAATGGCTCCGACCGCGAAATAGTGATCGATGATCCGCTCGGCGAGCACCTCGACGTTCTCGCCTACAACACCTATATTGGTTGGTATGGCGCTCTCTCGCCTGCGGACATTCCCTCAGTCACTTGGCGCACAATCTACCACAAGCCACTGCTTCTCTCGGAATTTGGCACCGATGCGAAATGCGGAACACGTGGGCAAAAAGAATCGCGTTGGACGGAGGAGTATCAGGCATGGTTTTATGAGCAAACCCTCGCTGGAGCATCCAGAACGCCATGGATCAAGGGGCTCTCGCCGTGGATACTAAAGGACTTTCGCTCTCCTCGGCGTTTCCGGGCGGACTATCAAAACTACTGGAACCGCAAAGGTCTTATCAGCGAAACCGGCGAGCGCAAACAAGCCTGGCAAGTCCTGCATGATTTTTACACAAACAACGACAATCCACCCTGATTTCAGATAGGGCTTTCGTATATTTCGAGGGCATGTGCGCTTACTGGCTCAGTGCGTCAATGCAGGCCGGCTTCCCGAGCACGCTCTCATCAATCAGATGCACAGCCACAACGCGGTTTCCCCCCGGCAAACGAGGTGGAACCCAGAAAAATTCAGCCTCGATTTCAACTGGTCCCGCCACTGGACGTCACGGCTATGTCCCACCTCTCTTCGAGACTGGAGTAGCAGGTATTGCACGTTTTCCAGATGCACCGATGTCTACGAGCGCGGCTGTAAAGAAGCGTAGTCAGCTCGCGCGATCACGCGCACACGTTAATCTTCGGCAGATCGCGAAGCTGAAAGCCGAGCGGAGCGCGTAATCCTCGCGCATCACGGTGGACGGATCACCCG
This genomic stretch from Termitidicoccus mucosus harbors:
- a CDS encoding glycoside hydrolase family 2 TIM barrel-domain containing protein; amino-acid sequence: MSIPPTNDELKTHGTAPLPHNLYARERIDLSGSWRFLVDPVERGLRNQYPRYTIPRDEKQQPLGGLLVEYDWDSAPAITVPGDWNTQSNPRLFWYEGLAWYRRHIAAPAQLAPGQRVFLYFEAANYRSHIYLNGEKLGVHEGGFTPFAFEVTGRLKAIGANSLVVGVDSKRQFGNVPGSDADWFNYGGITRPVWLVITPGSFIQHYSLALSEHAGREIITATVRLDGAHSADAAVTIRIPELKLETIVRTDAQGCATFKLFPAPGALARWSPESPKLYAVIIATDTDRIEDRIGFRTIAVRGDDIILNGRSIFLRGISIHEERIGIREDDGGRKLDWNDARRLLTEAKALGCNFVRLAHYPHSEKMTRLADELGLLVWSEIPVYQEDIPYTDPHTLKLARRMQSDNIARDQNRASVIIWSVANETPLTSARLAFLRTLIADARAQDPSRLISAALNRSPNGSDREIVIDDPLGEHLDVLAYNTYIGWYGALSPADIPSVTWRTIYHKPLLLSEFGTDAKCGTRGQKESRWTEEYQAWFYEQTLAGASRTPWIKGLSPWILKDFRSPRRFRADYQNYWNRKGLISETGERKQAWQVLHDFYTNNDNPP